A region from the Paraurantiacibacter namhicola genome encodes:
- a CDS encoding prephenate/arogenate dehydrogenase family protein, with protein MSIDSVAIIGLGLLGGSIGLAVAEHLPGVQTRGFDADPEVRSRASDRALVGEVCDDIVDAVRGADLVILCVPVGAMGMAASAMKPGLADHAIVSDVGSSKQGVAQELERVLPGHTVIPAHPVAGTEQSGPDAGFASLFHQRWCILTPPDGCDHARLAELRGFWEALGSTVDIMDAAHHDLVLAVTSHIPHLIAYTIVGTASDLEEVTRSEVIKYSAGGFRDFTRIAASDPTMWRDVFLSNRDAVLEMLGRFSEDLTALQRAIRRGDGDALHDLFTRTRAIRRSIIEQGQDDARPDFGRGDHE; from the coding sequence ATGAGCATCGACAGCGTCGCCATCATCGGGCTGGGCCTGCTGGGCGGCTCCATCGGCCTTGCCGTGGCGGAGCACCTTCCCGGCGTGCAGACCCGCGGCTTCGATGCCGATCCGGAGGTGCGCAGCCGTGCAAGCGACCGCGCGCTGGTCGGCGAGGTGTGCGACGATATCGTGGATGCCGTGCGGGGCGCGGACCTCGTTATCCTGTGCGTGCCCGTAGGCGCCATGGGAATGGCCGCCAGCGCGATGAAGCCGGGGTTGGCGGATCATGCCATCGTCAGCGATGTCGGATCCTCCAAGCAGGGCGTGGCACAGGAACTGGAGCGCGTGCTGCCCGGCCACACCGTCATTCCCGCCCACCCGGTTGCGGGCACGGAACAGAGCGGCCCGGACGCCGGCTTTGCCAGCCTGTTCCACCAGCGCTGGTGCATCCTGACGCCGCCCGACGGCTGCGACCATGCCAGGCTGGCCGAGCTTCGCGGCTTCTGGGAAGCGCTGGGAAGCACGGTCGACATCATGGATGCGGCCCATCATGACCTGGTGCTGGCCGTTACCAGCCACATCCCTCACCTGATCGCCTATACCATCGTGGGCACGGCATCGGACCTGGAGGAAGTGACCCGCAGCGAGGTGATCAAGTATTCCGCGGGCGGTTTCCGCGACTTCACCCGCATTGCGGCCAGCGACCCGACCATGTGGCGCGATGTCTTCCTGTCCAACCGCGATGCGGTGCTGGAGATGCTGGGCCGCTTCAGCGAAGACCTGACCGCGCTGCAGCGCGCGATCCGGCGGGGGGACGGCGATGCCCTGCACGATCTTTTCACCCGCACGCGCGCCATCCGGCGTTCCATCATCGAACAGGGGCAGGACGATGCGCGGCCCGATTTCGGGCGCGGCGATCACGAATAG
- the hisC gene encoding histidinol-phosphate transaminase, which translates to MTDTRPVLKPWIEQIHAYVPGRSKGAGGRELVKLSANENPLGCSPLAAAARAELPSPDRYPDPDSAALREKIAAVHGLDPARVVCGTGSGELLHCAVQAYAGPGDEVLFSRYAFSLYPLLAQKVGAVPVMAEAADYAASVDNLLAAVTQRTRVVLLDNPNNPTGTFLPAAEVARLHAALAPDVLLVVDQAYAEYLEPGDDDGGLALAQAHENVIVSRTFSKAYGLAGDRVGWATGAPGIVDALNRLRGAFNVPMTAQLAAMAALDDPAFVRASREHNSAERARFVAVMEGLSNHGLRVLPSEGNFVLVLFEGALDAAAALDGLADAGYAVRHLPGQGLPHGLRITIGTAQDMDAIAETLRRLAEQAA; encoded by the coding sequence ATGACCGACACCCGTCCTGTCCTGAAGCCCTGGATCGAACAGATCCATGCTTACGTCCCCGGCCGTTCGAAAGGCGCGGGCGGGCGCGAGCTGGTGAAACTTTCGGCCAACGAAAATCCGCTGGGCTGCAGCCCGCTGGCCGCCGCCGCCCGCGCCGAATTGCCATCGCCGGACCGCTATCCCGATCCCGACAGCGCCGCGCTGCGCGAGAAGATCGCCGCAGTGCACGGCCTCGATCCCGCGCGCGTGGTGTGCGGCACCGGCTCGGGCGAGCTGCTGCATTGCGCCGTGCAGGCCTATGCCGGGCCGGGGGACGAGGTGCTGTTCTCGCGCTACGCTTTCTCGCTTTATCCGCTGCTGGCGCAGAAGGTCGGCGCCGTGCCCGTGATGGCCGAGGCTGCGGATTACGCGGCGAGTGTCGACAATCTGCTGGCTGCCGTCACCCAGCGAACGCGCGTGGTCCTGCTCGATAACCCGAACAATCCAACCGGCACCTTCCTGCCCGCCGCCGAAGTCGCGCGGCTGCATGCCGCCCTTGCGCCGGACGTGCTGCTGGTGGTGGACCAGGCCTATGCCGAATATCTGGAGCCGGGCGATGACGATGGCGGGCTGGCCCTGGCGCAGGCGCATGAAAATGTGATCGTGAGCCGGACCTTCTCCAAGGCTTACGGCCTTGCCGGGGACCGCGTGGGCTGGGCGACCGGTGCGCCCGGCATCGTCGATGCATTGAACCGCCTGCGCGGGGCCTTCAACGTTCCCATGACCGCGCAATTGGCCGCGATGGCAGCGCTGGACGATCCGGCCTTCGTGCGCGCCAGCCGCGAGCACAATTCCGCTGAGCGCGCGCGTTTCGTGGCCGTGATGGAAGGCCTGTCCAACCATGGCCTGCGCGTGCTGCCGAGCGAAGGCAATTTCGTGTTGGTCCTGTTCGAAGGTGCGCTGGATGCCGCCGCCGCGCTGGATGGCCTGGCCGATGCCGGATATGCCGTACGCCACCTGCCGGGCCAGGGCCTGCCGCATGGCTTGCGCATCACCATCGGCACGGCGCAGGACATGGACGCCATCGCCGAAACGCTGCGCCGGCTGGCGGAGCAGGCCGCATGA
- the metX gene encoding homoserine O-acetyltransferase MetX — translation MNTAATNSVNLPGPLPLDSGRELAGVEVAYETYGALNAARDNAVLVHHALTGDQHLASAHPVTGKPGWWERMVGPGKPIDTDRFFVICPNVIGSCMGSTGPASPADDGAPYGMRFPVITIRDMVRAQVALLDVLGIDRLHASVGGSMGGMQALSLAANWPGRTGRVLAIATTARHSAQNIAFHEVGRQAIMADPAWQGGNYYGSDSKPEKGLAVARMAAHITYLSEAGLTDKFGRELQDRDAKSFGFDADFQVESYLRHQGISFTDRFDANSYLYITRAMDYFDLADEAGGSLAQAFAGAEGTRFCLVSFDTDWLYTTSDMRAVVHALNAVAAPVSFVELSAPYGHDSFLLDVPELDRVVEGFL, via the coding sequence ATGAACACTGCGGCCACCAATTCCGTCAACCTGCCAGGTCCGCTGCCGCTCGACAGCGGGCGCGAGCTGGCAGGCGTGGAGGTCGCGTATGAGACCTATGGCGCGCTGAATGCGGCTCGCGATAATGCCGTGCTGGTGCACCATGCGCTGACGGGCGACCAGCACCTGGCCAGCGCCCATCCCGTCACCGGCAAGCCCGGCTGGTGGGAACGCATGGTCGGCCCCGGCAAGCCGATCGACACGGACCGCTTCTTCGTGATCTGCCCCAATGTCATCGGCAGCTGCATGGGCTCGACCGGCCCGGCCTCGCCGGCTGATGATGGCGCGCCTTACGGCATGCGCTTCCCCGTCATTACCATCCGCGACATGGTTCGCGCGCAGGTCGCCCTGCTGGACGTGCTGGGGATCGACCGGCTGCATGCCAGCGTGGGCGGATCGATGGGCGGGATGCAGGCGCTCAGCCTCGCCGCCAACTGGCCGGGGCGGACGGGGCGCGTCCTCGCCATCGCCACCACGGCGCGGCACTCGGCGCAGAACATCGCGTTCCATGAAGTCGGACGTCAGGCCATCATGGCCGACCCCGCCTGGCAGGGCGGCAATTATTACGGCTCGGACAGCAAGCCGGAAAAGGGGCTGGCGGTGGCGCGGATGGCGGCACACATCACTTACCTTTCCGAAGCCGGCCTGACGGACAAGTTCGGGCGCGAATTGCAGGACCGGGACGCGAAGAGCTTTGGCTTCGACGCCGATTTCCAGGTGGAAAGCTATCTGCGCCACCAGGGCATCAGCTTCACCGACCGTTTCGATGCCAACAGCTATCTCTACATCACGCGCGCGATGGATTACTTCGATTTGGCCGATGAAGCGGGTGGATCGCTGGCACAGGCCTTTGCCGGGGCCGAAGGGACGCGTTTCTGCCTCGTCAGTTTCGATACGGACTGGCTTTACACAACATCCGACATGCGCGCGGTGGTCCATGCGCTGAACGCCGTGGCCGCGCCGGTCAGCTTCGTGGAGCTGAGTGCGCCCTATGGTCATGACAGCTTCCTGCTGGACGTCCCGGAGCTTGACCGCGTGGTGGAGGGCTTCCTGTGA
- the metW gene encoding methionine biosynthesis protein MetW: MSTLRPDLAKIARHVPDGARVLDVGCGPGDLMEVLRDSKGCDARGLEIDPAQVAAAVGKGLSVVQGDAARDLADYPDGAFDVAILSQTLQTAERPDLLLQQLLRVGRQAFVSFPNFAYWRMRAALLFKGRMPVTRHLPVSWYETQNIHHVTVDDFRELVAMLGIRIDDAWYFTREREIGGAQANFRAEHAVFRLSAK, encoded by the coding sequence GTGAGCACGCTGCGCCCCGATCTGGCCAAAATCGCGCGCCACGTGCCGGACGGCGCGCGGGTGCTGGATGTGGGCTGCGGGCCGGGCGATTTGATGGAGGTCCTGCGCGACAGCAAGGGCTGCGATGCGCGCGGGCTGGAAATCGATCCGGCGCAGGTGGCCGCTGCCGTGGGCAAGGGGTTGTCCGTGGTGCAGGGCGATGCGGCGCGCGACCTGGCGGACTATCCGGACGGCGCCTTCGACGTCGCCATCCTCAGCCAGACTTTGCAGACGGCAGAGCGGCCGGACCTGCTGCTGCAGCAATTGCTGCGCGTCGGGCGGCAGGCTTTCGTCAGCTTCCCGAATTTCGCTTACTGGCGGATGCGCGCCGCACTGCTGTTCAAGGGCCGCATGCCGGTGACGCGCCACCTGCCCGTCAGCTGGTACGAAACGCAGAATATCCACCACGTCACGGTGGATGACTTCCGCGAGCTGGTAGCCATGCTCGGCATCAGAATCGACGATGCCTGGTACTTCACCCGAGAGCGCGAGATCGGCGGCGCACAGGCCAATTTCCGCGCCGAACACGCGGTATTCCGGCTCAGCGCGAAATAG
- the fghA gene encoding S-formylglutathione hydrolase gives MEHVSTSRCYGGEQEVWKHDSKATGTPMTFAIYIPDHAPGEKLPVIWWLSGLTCTHENAMIKCEYKQACAQHGVIFVCPDTSPRGEGVPNHEDYDFGQGAGFYVNATQEPWAEHFRMRDYVEEELPALVAEHFPVDMDRQGISGHSMGGHGALTVSLRNPGRFRSTSAFAPIVSPLNCPWGDKALTGYLGEDRTAWREYDSVALIEDGARLGEVLVDQGTADEWLEGQLKTHLFADACRDAGIDATIRMQEGYDHSYFFVSTFIADHVAWHAERLKA, from the coding sequence ATGGAACACGTCTCGACATCGCGCTGCTACGGGGGCGAACAGGAGGTCTGGAAGCACGACAGCAAGGCCACGGGCACGCCCATGACCTTTGCGATATATATTCCCGACCACGCGCCGGGCGAGAAGCTGCCGGTCATCTGGTGGCTGTCCGGCCTTACCTGCACGCACGAAAACGCGATGATCAAATGCGAGTACAAGCAGGCCTGCGCGCAGCACGGTGTGATCTTCGTCTGCCCAGACACCTCGCCCCGCGGTGAGGGCGTCCCCAATCACGAGGATTACGACTTCGGGCAGGGCGCAGGCTTCTACGTCAATGCCACGCAGGAGCCGTGGGCCGAGCATTTCCGGATGCGCGATTATGTCGAGGAGGAGCTGCCCGCGCTGGTGGCGGAGCATTTCCCCGTCGACATGGACCGGCAGGGTATCTCCGGCCACTCCATGGGCGGCCACGGCGCGCTGACCGTTTCCCTGCGCAACCCCGGCCGCTTCCGCTCCACCAGCGCGTTTGCGCCCATCGTCAGCCCCCTGAATTGCCCGTGGGGCGACAAGGCGCTGACCGGCTATCTGGGCGAGGATCGCACTGCCTGGCGCGAATACGACAGCGTGGCCCTGATCGAGGACGGCGCGCGGCTCGGCGAAGTGCTGGTGGACCAGGGCACGGCGGACGAATGGCTTGAAGGCCAGCTGAAGACACACCTGTTTGCCGACGCCTGCCGCGATGCCGGGATCGACGCGACGATCCGCATGCAGGAGGGCTACGACCACTCCTATTTCTTCGTCAGCACCTTCATCGCCGACCACGTGGCCTGGCACGCGGAACGGCTGAAGGCGTGA
- a CDS encoding CPBP family intramembrane glutamic endopeptidase translates to MEVLNSALLLAWFAPVLLVALGLAVTQKSTIRWGYILAGIAAYTVYSLVGYATLPDNIGELLVHARWTSRLAQLGAGLAMVALAIRLGRSELLEREAMGLTLKQAPGSVPMALAGVAVLALLGAVLGGLQFETMPVPAAWAYHLTLPGLEEEILYRGLLTGLFAAGIGGKRALVWGSVLATLVFALGHAVTPGGTGAIDFSPITLAVTLFAGAILADMRLRTGSIVLPIIGHNLLGLAVIYA, encoded by the coding sequence ATGGAAGTCCTGAACAGCGCGCTGCTGCTGGCCTGGTTTGCGCCAGTGCTGCTGGTCGCATTGGGCCTGGCGGTCACGCAGAAGAGCACGATACGCTGGGGCTATATCCTGGCCGGGATTGCGGCTTACACGGTCTACTCCCTCGTCGGATACGCCACGCTCCCGGACAATATCGGCGAACTGCTGGTGCATGCGCGCTGGACCAGCCGGTTGGCACAGCTGGGCGCGGGGCTCGCCATGGTCGCCCTCGCCATCCGGCTTGGCCGGAGCGAGCTGCTGGAGCGCGAGGCCATGGGCCTGACGCTGAAGCAGGCGCCCGGCTCCGTGCCGATGGCGCTGGCAGGCGTTGCGGTGCTCGCCTTGCTGGGCGCGGTGCTCGGCGGATTGCAGTTCGAAACCATGCCCGTGCCCGCCGCCTGGGCGTACCATCTGACGCTGCCGGGGCTGGAGGAGGAGATCCTCTATCGCGGCCTGCTGACCGGGCTGTTCGCCGCCGGGATCGGCGGAAAGCGCGCGTTGGTCTGGGGCAGCGTGCTGGCCACGCTCGTCTTTGCGCTGGGCCATGCTGTCACGCCGGGCGGAACGGGGGCGATCGATTTCAGCCCCATCACGCTGGCCGTGACACTGTTTGCCGGAGCCATACTGGCGGACATGCGTTTGCGAACCGGCAGCATTGTCCTGCCAATCATCGGCCACAACCTGCTCGGCCTTGCCGTCATTTACGCCTGA
- a CDS encoding VOC family protein gives MFSHVMIGTDKFEKSVAFYEKVLGVLGAGQPMMHENATGQTRALFPHDGSILILTNPIDGNPAGCANGSTIGLRCNSPEQVKELHDVAVAAGGTSIEDPPGPRDGGALGTLHLCYFRDLDGHKICGMHRG, from the coding sequence ATGTTCAGTCACGTAATGATCGGCACGGACAAGTTCGAAAAGTCCGTCGCATTCTACGAAAAGGTTCTGGGCGTGCTCGGAGCCGGGCAGCCGATGATGCATGAAAACGCCACCGGCCAGACACGGGCGCTTTTCCCGCACGACGGGTCCATCCTGATCCTGACCAACCCTATCGACGGCAATCCGGCCGGCTGCGCCAATGGATCCACCATCGGCCTGCGCTGCAACTCTCCCGAGCAGGTGAAGGAGTTGCACGATGTCGCCGTGGCGGCTGGCGGGACCAGCATCGAAGACCCTCCCGGTCCGCGTGATGGCGGCGCGCTGGGCACGCTGCACCTGTGCTATTTCCGCGACCTGGACGGTCACAAGATCTGCGGCATGCATCGCGGCTGA
- a CDS encoding S-(hydroxymethyl)glutathione dehydrogenase/class III alcohol dehydrogenase, translating into MKTRAAVAFEAKQPLEIVELDLEGPKAGEVLVEIMATGICHTDAYTLDGLDSEGLFPSVLGHEGAGVVREVGAGVTSVKPGDHVIPLYTPECRQCKMCLSGKTNLCSAIRETQGKGLMPDGTSRFSYKGETIYHYMGCSTFSNFTVLPEIAVAKIRTDAPFDTSCYIGCGVTTGVGAVTNTAKVQPGDNVVVFGLGGIGLNVIQGAKMAGADRIVGVDINNSKKEWGEKFGMTDFVNPKETSDVVAHLVELLDGGADYSFDCTGNTDVMRQALECCHKGWGTSIIIGVAEAGKEIATRPFQLVTGRNWRGTAFGGAKGRTDVPKIVDWYMNGKIAIDPMITHRLTLDEINKGFDLMHAGESIRSVVVY; encoded by the coding sequence ATGAAAACCCGCGCCGCCGTCGCTTTCGAAGCGAAACAGCCTCTCGAAATCGTCGAGCTTGACCTCGAAGGCCCGAAAGCGGGCGAGGTGCTGGTGGAAATCATGGCGACCGGCATCTGCCACACCGATGCCTACACGCTGGACGGGCTGGACAGCGAAGGCCTGTTCCCCAGCGTGCTGGGCCATGAGGGCGCAGGCGTGGTGCGCGAAGTGGGCGCGGGCGTCACCAGCGTGAAGCCCGGCGACCACGTCATCCCGCTTTACACGCCCGAATGCCGGCAGTGCAAAATGTGCCTGAGCGGCAAGACGAACCTGTGCAGCGCCATTCGCGAGACGCAGGGCAAGGGCCTGATGCCCGACGGCACATCGCGCTTCAGCTACAAGGGCGAGACGATCTACCACTACATGGGCTGTTCGACCTTTTCGAACTTCACCGTGCTGCCGGAAATCGCCGTCGCAAAAATCCGCACCGATGCGCCTTTCGACACCTCCTGCTACATCGGCTGCGGCGTGACCACGGGCGTGGGCGCTGTAACAAATACCGCCAAGGTCCAGCCGGGCGACAATGTGGTGGTCTTCGGCCTTGGCGGCATCGGCCTGAATGTCATCCAGGGCGCGAAGATGGCGGGCGCGGACCGCATCGTGGGCGTCGACATCAACAATTCCAAGAAGGAATGGGGCGAGAAGTTCGGCATGACCGACTTCGTCAATCCGAAGGAAACCAGCGATGTCGTCGCACACCTCGTCGAACTGCTGGACGGCGGGGCGGATTACAGCTTCGACTGCACCGGCAATACGGATGTGATGCGGCAAGCGCTGGAATGCTGCCACAAGGGCTGGGGCACAAGCATCATCATCGGCGTGGCCGAAGCGGGCAAGGAAATCGCCACCCGCCCGTTCCAGCTGGTGACGGGCCGCAACTGGCGCGGTACGGCATTCGGCGGGGCAAAAGGCCGCACGGACGTGCCCAAGATCGTGGACTGGTACATGAACGGCAAGATCGCCATCGACCCGATGATCACCCACCGCCTGACGCTCGACGAAATCAACAAGGGCTTCGACCTGATGCACGCGGGCGAAAGCATTCGCAGCGTCGTAGTCTACTGA
- a CDS encoding TadE/TadG family type IV pilus assembly protein, with protein sequence MSFRKRLIEDQRGLAMVEFAFAAPVLLLLILGGLELMNYVLSHMRVSQIAMTVADNSGRVVTGVDEANIHEVFAGADVIGKDIDFKTHGRIVLSSLQPNGKTGSNAGQVVNWQRCWGDYAHNPEYALQNEGRDDATLAAGMGPNGKKILAAPGTAVMVVEVTYLYQPLIGNVLNLSPQIRHEAAFNVRGRQNNDISNTQSLAVNTCPTTKGNGSGSGSGSGGGNGGGSGGGTGGGNGGGNGGGNGGGNGGGNGGGNGGGNGGGNGNGGGNGSGNGNGNGGGNGGGTGNGNGNGNGNGK encoded by the coding sequence ATGAGCTTTCGCAAGCGCCTGATCGAAGACCAGCGCGGGCTGGCGATGGTGGAGTTCGCCTTTGCGGCGCCGGTGCTGCTCCTCCTGATCCTGGGCGGCCTGGAGCTGATGAATTACGTGCTGTCGCATATGCGCGTCAGCCAGATCGCCATGACCGTGGCGGACAATTCCGGCCGCGTGGTGACCGGTGTGGACGAGGCAAACATCCACGAAGTCTTCGCCGGGGCCGACGTCATCGGCAAGGACATCGATTTCAAGACGCACGGGCGCATCGTGCTCTCCTCGCTGCAACCCAATGGCAAGACGGGCAGCAATGCCGGGCAGGTGGTCAACTGGCAGCGTTGCTGGGGCGATTACGCGCATAACCCGGAATATGCCCTGCAGAACGAAGGCCGCGACGATGCGACGCTAGCTGCGGGCATGGGCCCCAACGGCAAGAAGATCCTGGCGGCGCCAGGCACGGCCGTGATGGTGGTGGAAGTGACGTATCTCTACCAGCCGCTTATCGGCAATGTCCTGAACCTGTCGCCGCAGATCCGGCACGAGGCCGCCTTCAACGTCCGCGGACGGCAGAATAACGACATCAGCAATACGCAGAGCCTGGCCGTAAACACTTGCCCGACGACGAAGGGCAACGGATCCGGGTCCGGCAGCGGCTCGGGCGGCGGTAATGGCGGCGGCTCTGGCGGCGGCACTGGCGGCGGAAACGGCGGCGGTAACGGCGGCGGAAACGGTGGCGGAAACGGCGGCGGAAACGGTGGCGGAAACGGCGGCGGTAACGGTGGCGGCAACGGCAACGGTGGCGGTAACGGTAGCGGCAACGGCAACGGCAACGGTGGCGGCAACGGTGGCGGCACCGGGAACGGGAACGGGAACGGGAACGGGAACGGGAAATAA
- a CDS encoding TadE/TadG family type IV pilus assembly protein, which yields MMLKAKLPFRRNIARLAGDCAGATIVEFALIAMPLMLILIGGFDLAHQSYVRSVMQGALTDAARQAAVENPALSGTSGTVEERVANLVKGQILPIAPGATITVTQSNYYDFAGIGNPEKLVKDEDGDGVYDETDGDCFSDLDEDGVHDQDTGRTGIGGANDVVQYQATLTMDRLVPLHHFVGGSEKYHLKADTAIRNQPWDTQKTPPTVCGTKTP from the coding sequence ATGATGTTGAAGGCAAAGCTTCCTTTTCGGCGCAATATTGCCCGCCTGGCTGGCGATTGCGCCGGGGCGACGATCGTCGAGTTCGCGCTGATCGCGATGCCGCTGATGCTGATCCTGATCGGCGGGTTCGACCTTGCGCACCAGAGCTATGTCAGGTCCGTCATGCAGGGCGCGCTGACCGATGCGGCGCGGCAGGCGGCGGTGGAAAATCCCGCACTGTCGGGCACAAGCGGTACGGTGGAGGAGAGGGTCGCGAACCTTGTGAAGGGGCAGATCCTGCCCATCGCGCCCGGCGCCACGATTACCGTCACGCAGAGCAATTATTACGATTTCGCCGGCATCGGGAACCCGGAAAAGCTGGTGAAGGATGAAGACGGCGACGGCGTCTATGACGAGACGGACGGTGACTGCTTTTCCGACCTCGACGAGGACGGGGTCCATGACCAGGATACCGGGCGCACCGGCATCGGCGGCGCAAATGACGTGGTGCAGTACCAGGCGACGCTGACGATGGACCGGTTGGTGCCGCTGCATCACTTCGTCGGCGGGTCGGAGAAGTACCATCTCAAGGCCGATACTGCGATCCGCAACCAGCCCTGGGACACGCAAAAGACGCCGCCGACGGTTTGCGGGACGAAGACCCCATGA
- a CDS encoding Tad domain-containing protein: MRNPVEHSGFLSRLASDTGGNTLALAAAAIIPLTMMVGSGLDLSVAYMSRTKLQNACDAGVLAARQHMTGTTFNQSVQDEAKRFFDFNFPHTSGDMQNTQFSVTQNAQDKGELLGTASAEVPTSLMRAFGFQKLDISVTCDATKDMGHNDVVLVLDVTGSMNCPPGTAGGCGGVEQTGSKIGRLRTGARGLYRALDADDGSKTRYGIVPYSHTVNIARSLKNRDFLVDQSYVDGEWSYRECDTDGSTYWNCEWKTAAQRPLTGVDGTKYRDNRSFTDNGDKTVHISNSYWNNAHGYLAGNRQGFRTSGMGCIEERPSLASADAFTILTTITQADVDTAAANGNDTARQFGRYDPFVQRGFSQDGCPSESTRLTAYVDEASFGAAVTTATANVTGGTYHDIGMLWGARFASRTGFFSGNNYNQGDNVTDIDGVPVNTHIVFMTDGKLDTGSTLYSAYGVETYQGRLGTSGTQDSRHIDRFHSVCDVAKGMGITIWVIALDVSDTDDIEQCATSDEHFYTSDGTDLEQIFTAIGQGIGNLRLTR, encoded by the coding sequence ATGCGTAACCCTGTCGAACATTCGGGATTCCTGTCGCGTCTGGCGAGCGACACGGGCGGCAACACGCTCGCGCTCGCGGCGGCGGCGATCATTCCGCTGACCATGATGGTCGGGTCCGGCCTGGACCTGTCCGTGGCCTATATGTCCCGCACAAAGCTGCAGAACGCCTGCGATGCGGGCGTGCTGGCTGCACGGCAGCACATGACCGGCACCACCTTCAACCAGTCCGTGCAGGACGAGGCGAAGCGCTTTTTCGACTTCAACTTCCCCCACACGTCCGGGGACATGCAGAACACGCAGTTCTCTGTGACGCAGAATGCACAGGACAAGGGCGAATTGCTCGGCACCGCCAGCGCGGAAGTGCCGACATCGCTGATGCGGGCCTTCGGCTTCCAGAAGCTGGACATCTCCGTCACCTGCGATGCCACCAAGGACATGGGCCATAACGACGTCGTGTTGGTGCTGGACGTGACCGGATCCATGAACTGCCCCCCGGGAACGGCGGGCGGCTGCGGCGGCGTGGAGCAGACCGGTTCGAAGATCGGCCGCCTGCGGACTGGTGCGCGCGGCCTTTACCGCGCGCTGGATGCCGATGACGGATCGAAGACGCGCTATGGCATTGTGCCCTATTCGCACACGGTCAACATCGCCAGGTCCCTGAAAAACAGGGATTTCCTGGTCGACCAGTCCTATGTCGACGGGGAATGGTCGTACCGCGAATGCGATACGGACGGCAGCACCTATTGGAATTGCGAATGGAAGACGGCCGCCCAGCGCCCCCTGACCGGCGTGGACGGCACTAAGTACCGCGACAATCGCAGCTTCACCGACAATGGCGACAAGACTGTTCACATCAGCAATTCTTACTGGAACAACGCCCACGGCTATCTTGCCGGCAACCGCCAGGGTTTCCGCACCAGCGGCATGGGCTGCATTGAGGAGCGCCCGAGCCTGGCGTCCGCCGATGCCTTCACCATCCTGACCACAATCACGCAGGCTGACGTCGATACGGCGGCCGCCAACGGCAATGACACGGCCCGGCAGTTCGGCCGGTACGATCCCTTCGTCCAGCGCGGCTTCTCGCAGGATGGCTGCCCGTCGGAATCGACCCGGCTGACGGCTTACGTCGACGAAGCTTCATTCGGCGCCGCGGTGACGACTGCCACGGCCAATGTCACGGGCGGGACCTATCACGATATCGGCATGCTGTGGGGCGCCCGCTTCGCATCGCGCACGGGCTTCTTTTCCGGCAACAATTACAATCAGGGGGACAACGTCACCGACATCGATGGCGTGCCTGTCAACACGCATATCGTTTTCATGACAGACGGTAAGCTGGACACTGGCTCCACCCTCTATTCGGCTTACGGCGTGGAGACTTACCAGGGACGCCTCGGCACATCTGGCACGCAGGATTCGCGCCATATCGACCGCTTCCACTCCGTCTGCGACGTCGCCAAGGGCATGGGCATCACCATCTGGGTGATCGCGCTGGATGTCAGCGACACCGACGATATCGAGCAGTGCGCCACCAGCGACGAGCACTTCTATACCAGCGACGGGACCGATCTAGAGCAGATCTTCACGGCCATCGGCCAGGGTATCGGCAACCTCAGGCTGACGCGGTGA